The genomic interval GGCAACGGGTGGCTTTTCTTTTGACTGGGATGCCCACGCAGTTCATGACGGTGCTGCATACGAATATGTATGACAAAAGAAGGCCTTGCCGTGAGCGCAACTTATCTTGTAGCGAAAATGCGAAAAGAAATGTCGTGCTCAAAAAAAGCGCGAAGAAGATGCGGGCAGTGCTGAAGAAAAGCCAAAACGAGGTTTGGTCCTTTTCCCCGTCCAGGCTTGGACTATTCAGTTTCGGATGAAGCATTCAAGATCTGACCCCAGATTTCACGCAAGACTTTCCATTGAAATCCGTCGCATCCTCGGTGATGCTTCAAGCGCTCCCATCCACATGGCTGCCATGTTTCAGGAGGATGTTTCCCATGTCGAAGATCACGTTGGTGCGGGGCTATGTGCCCGGGGCGATCGGGAGGGTGGTGGAAATGCATGGGCGTTATTATCATCGGCATTGGGGGTTCGGGCAGTTCTTCGAGGCCAAGGTCGCGACGGAACTCTCGGAATTTCTCACCCGCTATGACGCGGCCAGCGACGGCTTCTGGACAGTACAGGTCGATGGACGCGTCGAGGGTTCGATATCCATTGACGGCCGGCACGCCATGACACGCGGGGCGCACTTGCGGTGGTTCATCGTTTCGGACGCCCTGCGCGGCCGGGGTGCCGGTTCACGGCTCATGGACGCTGCCATGGATTTCTGCCGGGACAAGGGGTATCGGCAAATATATTTGTGGACCTTCGCGGGCCTTTCTGCCGCCCGCAGTCTTTACGAAAAAGCGGGCTTCGCCCTCGTCGAGGAGCGGTCGGGGACGCAGTGGGGTGTCGAGGTCAAGGAACAACGCTTTGAACTGACCCGGTCTGACAAAGGCAGGCAAGTCGGGTTCCGTTAAAGGGCTGCTTGAGGGGCGATGGCTTTCGTTTCGCCTTGGGGCGTAGCTCAGGGCATTGAGGCGCTGAAGATTGGGAAGGTCGCATTCCCGGTCAAGGGCGCTCCAAGGCCCCATATTTGCTCTTAAAGGCAGGCCATCCGGCAACGGGTGGCTTTTCTTTTGACTGGGATGCCCACGCAGTTCATGACGGTGCTGCATACGAATATGTATGACAAAAGAAGGCCTTGCCGTGAGCGCAACTTATCTTGTAGCGAAAATGCGAAGGTGATCAACGTACGGCCATAATAACCGCTGCGATAGCCCAGACGGCCCTCTGTGCGCTCCCCCTTGGCGGCCCCAAGGGCTGCATCCATCTCGGCCTCCAACGTTTGTTGGACGACCGCACGGACGAGTTCCTTCAAAACATCCTGCTCGCCTTCAAGAAGCCCTTTGAGTTCAGACGACGATACGATAGAATTTTTTCTGACCATGGCAGACTCCTCCCGGAGTTGTGGATTGGTGGTACAACCCACACATGCCATGGTCTTTCTTTTTGCTGAAGATCCCGCACACTACCCACATTTTTCCAGGACCTTTTCCGTTTTATGGAGTCGAGCGCTGAATTCCAAAAAATCAGCCGTCTCGATTACATAAGAGTCTCGCACAGCTCTGAAATGAATTGAAACGACTCAGGGAGGTTGTTGGGAAGATCGGTGCGGGGAATCGTGCGGAGAAGAAAAAAAGGCCTACAGGTCAACGCAGCCGAAGCCGCGAACTTGGCCAAATTCGAATTCTTAGCCAACATGAGCCACGAGATCCGCACCCCTCTGAGTGGTATCATGGGCATGCTCCAACTGCTCGAAACGACCA from Candidatus Cloacimonadota bacterium carries:
- a CDS encoding GNAT family N-acetyltransferase; amino-acid sequence: MSKITLVRGYVPGAIGRVVEMHGRYYHRHWGFGQFFEAKVATELSEFLTRYDAASDGFWTVQVDGRVEGSISIDGRHAMTRGAHLRWFIVSDALRGRGAGSRLMDAAMDFCRDKGYRQIYLWTFAGLSAARSLYEKAGFALVEERSGTQWGVEVKEQRFELTRSDKGRQVGFR